One segment of Acidimicrobiia bacterium DNA contains the following:
- a CDS encoding FAD-dependent oxidoreductase, whose amino-acid sequence MPGKVVIVGGGIIGALTAYHLTSLHGWKEVVVIDQGELPINAGSTSHAAGGVVAVSHNQTLTQMAVYSSQFYAGLDQLDDKHRHYVGVGGLELARTPERMEDLVRLHGECSGWDVETELLTPAETVKQMHILDPEAFVGALFAPASAQIKGYQVVGDLMKRSRALGASFHAHTKLEGIESINGRVRGVSTNNPALAHIDCDHVVIAANIWTPAIRGAFGFGVPLMAFEHQYAITPALPELAEYLPTNLDDEMTFPILRDLDSAMYYRKHWNALGLGSYNHPPHMVHPKDVGPTARRSFTPQDMAEPWSRAQELIPMLRDRQPEFDSAFNGLTAVSADGMPIIGESREIRGLWSANAGSLSHAGGIAKSLAEWMTTGETEWDMRACNLYRFQSHVTTPAFIERVTPTNYREINDIVHPRQPSSDPRNVRRTPLHSRHVEAEAAFTTFAGYEMPNWFDSNANLLDKYSQAVPARNGYSAKYWSPVVGAEHLAVRETAGLFDLSGLSIIDVAGPRAARFADYLCSNRMDGPIGKAVYTCWLTRSGGIKRDLVVARMASNRFWMFTREETLPQDLDWVERNAPNDVVVTNLSDSYSAIGLFGPNARNILQSVSEADLSNQAFGYYTGQWIDVGMARVFAMRISYVGELGWELHVSTDMSLHVWDEIRQAGEKHDLILAGLACRDSLRVEKGYRLWGSDIHADYDVYEAGLGWTARLTKDDFIGKAATQVLKADGLRRELACLTVDDPACVPTGYEAIIADGEPIGNVTTANFGYSVGKTIVYGYLPIKYSYPGKSLHIRFLGHDYPAVVTSKPLYDPEMTKVYA is encoded by the coding sequence AACTCCCGATCAACGCCGGGTCGACCTCGCATGCGGCCGGTGGTGTGGTCGCCGTCAGCCACAACCAGACACTGACCCAGATGGCCGTGTACTCATCACAGTTCTACGCCGGACTCGATCAACTCGACGACAAGCACCGCCACTATGTCGGCGTTGGCGGGCTCGAGCTCGCCAGGACCCCCGAGCGTATGGAAGATCTGGTTCGATTACACGGCGAGTGCAGCGGATGGGATGTCGAAACCGAACTGCTCACCCCGGCCGAAACCGTCAAACAGATGCACATCCTTGACCCCGAAGCGTTCGTAGGCGCCCTGTTCGCACCCGCCTCGGCGCAAATCAAGGGTTACCAGGTCGTCGGAGACCTCATGAAACGGAGCCGGGCGCTCGGAGCGAGTTTTCATGCCCACACGAAACTGGAAGGCATTGAAAGCATCAACGGTCGGGTGAGGGGCGTCAGCACGAATAATCCGGCTCTGGCCCACATCGACTGCGACCACGTGGTCATCGCCGCCAACATCTGGACCCCCGCCATCCGCGGTGCCTTCGGTTTCGGGGTACCGCTGATGGCCTTCGAGCACCAATACGCCATCACGCCCGCCCTCCCCGAACTGGCGGAGTACCTCCCGACCAACCTCGACGACGAAATGACGTTCCCGATCCTGCGCGACCTCGACAGCGCCATGTACTACCGCAAACACTGGAACGCCCTGGGCCTCGGCTCATACAACCACCCACCTCACATGGTGCATCCGAAGGATGTCGGCCCAACGGCCCGGCGCAGCTTCACCCCGCAGGACATGGCGGAACCCTGGTCGCGGGCCCAGGAGCTGATTCCGATGCTCCGAGATCGCCAACCCGAATTCGACTCGGCCTTCAATGGCCTCACCGCGGTTTCTGCTGACGGAATGCCGATCATCGGTGAATCCAGGGAGATACGAGGCCTCTGGTCGGCCAACGCCGGCTCGCTCAGCCACGCCGGGGGCATCGCCAAATCTCTGGCAGAATGGATGACCACAGGCGAAACCGAATGGGACATGCGGGCCTGCAATCTGTATCGATTCCAGAGTCATGTCACCACTCCAGCTTTCATCGAACGAGTCACACCAACGAACTATCGCGAAATCAATGACATCGTCCACCCGCGCCAACCCAGTAGTGACCCTCGCAACGTTCGCAGGACCCCGCTGCACAGCCGCCATGTCGAGGCCGAAGCCGCCTTCACTACCTTCGCCGGCTACGAAATGCCCAATTGGTTTGACTCCAATGCGAACCTTCTCGACAAATACAGCCAGGCGGTTCCCGCCCGGAATGGCTACTCCGCCAAGTACTGGTCACCAGTCGTGGGCGCAGAGCACCTGGCTGTCAGGGAGACTGCCGGGTTATTCGATCTGAGTGGACTGTCGATTATTGACGTGGCAGGGCCGCGCGCCGCCAGGTTCGCCGACTACCTATGTTCAAATCGTATGGATGGTCCGATCGGCAAAGCGGTCTATACCTGCTGGCTCACGAGGTCCGGAGGAATCAAGCGGGACCTGGTGGTAGCTCGTATGGCATCCAACCGCTTTTGGATGTTCACCAGGGAGGAAACCCTCCCACAGGACCTCGACTGGGTCGAACGCAATGCTCCCAACGATGTGGTCGTCACGAACCTCTCTGACTCCTATTCGGCGATCGGCCTCTTCGGCCCAAACGCCCGCAACATCCTCCAGTCCGTATCGGAAGCCGATCTCTCGAACCAGGCTTTCGGTTACTACACCGGCCAATGGATCGACGTTGGGATGGCCAGGGTGTTCGCCATGCGTATTTCGTATGTGGGTGAACTGGGCTGGGAACTTCATGTCTCGACCGACATGAGCCTCCATGTCTGGGACGAGATCCGGCAGGCAGGCGAAAAGCACGACCTCATCCTGGCCGGGTTGGCGTGTAGGGATTCGTTGCGCGTCGAAAAGGGATACCGTCTCTGGGGCAGTGACATACATGCCGACTATGACGTCTACGAAGCCGGCCTTGGTTGGACCGCCCGGCTCACCAAAGACGACTTCATCGGTAAGGCGGCGACCCAGGTTCTCAAAGCCGACGGGCTCCGCCGAGAACTGGCGTGTCTGACCGTGGATGATCCTGCGTGCGTCCCGACCGGTTATGAAGCGATCATCGCCGATGGCGAACCGATCGGGAACGTGACGACCGCCAACTTTGGATACTCGGTCGGGAAGACCATCGTCTACGGGTACCTGCCGATCAAATACTCCTACCCGGGGAAATCGTTACACATCAGATTTCTTGGCCATGATTATCCGGCCGTGGTCACCTCCAAGCCACTCTACGATCCGGAAATGACCAAGGTCTACGCCTAA